The Stigmatella aurantiaca DW4/3-1 genome contains the following window.
CCGTCTCGCGGGCACGGCCATACTCGGAGGTCACCCCCGCCAGGGCCTCGGTATCCCCTCGGGCCAGGATCCAGTCCGAGCGAAGGGCCGGCAGCCCCTCACGCAGCTCGATGCGGGCCTCCGGGTCCGTGTACGGACCGCTGGAGTCGTAGACGACGACGGGGGGATTGGCCGTCACCTTGCCCTCCTGGCCGTGGCCGTGGTGGGTGGGCGTCTGGCTGATCTCCCGCATGGGCACGCGCAACCCGGCGTGCAGCTCACCCGGCACGTACACCTTGCGCGAGGCGGGCAGCGGCCCCCGGGTGATGCCCTCCAGCACCTTGCCATCGACCTTCAGACTCTTGGACGCTCCGCTCATTTGGCTCCTCCTCGTGGCGGACTGCGGACAGGCGAGGATTGGAGCGCCCGCCGCTTCCCTCCGCCGGTATGACCCGGTTCAGGTTCAAAGGGTCTGGCCGGTCCACGGCCATCTCAGCCCCTGACGGGGGCACCCCTAGCGACAACGCAAGGTCTAACGCATGACCGGGCCTGGGTTCAACCCGGCTTCCAGCAGAACGTTCTCTCAAGGATGGTGGGGAGGAATGATTTCCCGCGCCTCCGTCGCCCAGCTCCCACGCCGGAGCAACGGCAGCACGCTGCCACGCTCATCCGTCCAGGTCAGGGAAGGAGGCTTGTCGAGCTCCAGCCGGCGGACGCTCGCGGTGGCCTGCCGGAAGGTGCTGCTCCAGGAGAACTCCGCATCGGGGCTGAGGATCACCCACACGCTCCGCGCGGACGCGTCCTTGGGCTCATAGACGACAAGCGTCGCGTGCATGCCAAAGGCCTGGGCATGGGCCAGCGCGATGGGCACCAGGTCCAGGTGCGCGTTGCTGATGTGCAGGGCCAACACCCCATGGGGCGCGAGGTGCTGCCGGTAGACCGCCACGGCCTCCTCGGTGAGCAGATGCACCGGAATGGAATCCGAGCTGAAGACGTCCACCGCGAGCACATCGAAGCCCTGGGGCTCCTTGCGCTCCAACTCGTGCTCCAGTGCGATGCGCGCATCCCCTTCCACCACCTCGATCTGGGCGGTGGCATCGCTCAGGTAGCTGAAGTAGCCCCCCTCCCCTCGAGCCAGGGAGATGATCTTCGGGTTGATCTCGTAGAAGCGCACCGAGTCGCCCGCTTGGGCCAGGGCGGCGCTGGAGCCAATGCCCAGCCCTAGCACGCCAATGCGCAAGCCCGGGGGAAGATCCAGGGCGCCGCGCAGCCGCCGGTGCTCGGCGATGGCCAGCCCCAGCCCACTCTCCCGGGTGAAGTAGGACATGGGCTGCCGGCGCCGCGAGGGCTCGGTGTACTGGACACCGTGGACGATGGCGCCGTGCTTGAGCGTGAAGCGATGCTGGACGGTGTCGCCCTGGGACTGCTCCAGCACCTGCACCACCCCGAAAAAGTTCCGCGCGGTCAGCCGGATCTCACGCCGGAAGTCCACCGCCGACACGCCCAGCCCCACCACCACGAAGGCGAGCATGAAGACGCGCAGCATCCGCCGCCACTTGCCGGTCAGTTCCTCACCCGTGGGCCGCACCACCATGGCCACCAGCGCCACCAGGCAGCAGGCCGTCAGCGCCAGCGGGTACTCGGCAAAGGTGAGAAAGAGGCGCGGCGCCACGAGGCTGACGAAGATTCCTCCCAGCACCCCACCGATCGACACACACAAGAAGAAGGCGCTCAGGTGACGGGGGGCAGGCCGCAAACGATACAATTCGCCGTGACACACCATGCAGCCGGCCAAGAGCGCCCCTCCATACGCCAGGAGTTGGAGCCCCAGCGGCGTATGCGGCCCTTCGAGGACGACCCGGGTGACGCCTCCCACCGCGACAACGAGGAGCAGGGAGAAGAACGTCCGTGAGTAGAGCGCCTCCCGCTCGAACGCGAGAATGAAGGTGAGCAGGTAGATCGCCAGGGGCAACACCCACAGGAAGGGGCCCGCCGCCACGTCCTGCGAGAGCTGATTCGTCGTGGCCAGCAGCAGCACGGAGGCACAGGCGCTCAAGCCGAGCCACAAGAGCGTGCGGCCCAGCCCCGGCCGCCCGGCTTCATCCGGAGCCGCGGCCACCTCTTCCGTGGGCACGGCCTCTCCTACCCGGCGCTTCATGTCCCAGGCACAAGCCGCACACCCTCCCGCGAACACCAGAAAGCCCACGGCCCACGCCCACCCTTGGAGAGAGCGCGGCACCATGGGCTCCACCAGAAAGGGGTAGCTCAACAACCCCAGCAGTGAGCCCGCGTTGGACAGGGCATAGAGCCGGTACGGTGAGAGTCCCGGCCGCGCACGGGCAAACCAGCTCTGCAGCAGCGGCGCCGAGGTGGACAGCACGAAGAACGGCAGCCCAATGGTCACCGCCAGCATCGCCAGCAGACGGCCGGTGAGCCCCTCGACGCCCTGGGGACGCCACTCCAGGCCTGGCGCCACGGGCGAGCCCGTGAGCAGCGCGCGCGCTGCCAGCACCCCCACCGCCAGAACGAGCAAGCCCCAGTGCACCTGAGCCTGACGCCGGGGGGACAACCGGGTCACGAGTCCATGGGCATAGGCGTACCCTGCCAGGAGCGCCGCCTGGAAGAAGAGCATGCAGGCGGTCCACACCGCCGGCGTGCCCCCAAACCAGGGCAGCGCGAACTTTCCAACCAGGGGTTGTACCCCAAAGAGAAGAAAGGCGCTGGTGAAGAGCGTGAAGGCATACCGAACCATGGAGGCCACCCCGATACCATCGTCGCTTCGGATCTGTAAAACTGGAAAGCCGTTTAATTCCAAGGCATTCCAACCAATCGAGGGTGGTTGGCATGTCTCATTGCTGCCGTAGAAATGTTTAAATCCGGCCGCCCGTGGTCCTTCCCAAGAACGGAATGAGCGCAGTCATGCAAAGTGGCAACGCGAGAGACATCGAAGCGCCGCCCCCGGGGAGCGCGGAGATTGTCGGACGGCGCTACCACATCATGGAAGTCGTCGGCCGCGGAGGCATGGGCACAGTCTACCAGGCGAAGGACCGGCTCGCGGGGGTCGTGGCACTGAAGCGGCTTCACCGCTCGGTCGAAGAGATCGCCCACACGACCCAGCGCCGACTCGCCACGAAAGACTCCCACCCCGACATCGCCCTGGGACTGGCCGACGAGTTCAAGGTCCTCACGTCGTTGCACCACCCGCACGTCATCAGCGTCCTGGACTACGGGTTCGACGATCAGCAGCGCCCTTATTACACGATGGATCTGCTCACGGGCGCGCGGACCATCACCGAGGCGGGCAAGAACCAGCCTCACGAGGTGCGCGTGCGGTTGCTGGCCCAGGTGCTCCAGGCCCTGGCCTATATGCACCGCTGGGGGGTCATTCACCGCGATCTCAAGCCCGCCAACGTGTTGGTCGTCGAGAGCCAGGTGAAGGTGCTCGACTTTGGCCTGGCCCTCGCCCGGGAGGGCATGGACCAGCGGCGCACGGTGGGATCCCCTGGCTTCGTGGCCCCGGAGCTGTTCGAGAACCGGGCGGCCTCGGCGGCCTCGGATCTCTACAGC
Protein-coding sequences here:
- a CDS encoding spermidine synthase, which translates into the protein MVRYAFTLFTSAFLLFGVQPLVGKFALPWFGGTPAVWTACMLFFQAALLAGYAYAHGLVTRLSPRRQAQVHWGLLVLAVGVLAARALLTGSPVAPGLEWRPQGVEGLTGRLLAMLAVTIGLPFFVLSTSAPLLQSWFARARPGLSPYRLYALSNAGSLLGLLSYPFLVEPMVPRSLQGWAWAVGFLVFAGGCAACAWDMKRRVGEAVPTEEVAAAPDEAGRPGLGRTLLWLGLSACASVLLLATTNQLSQDVAAGPFLWVLPLAIYLLTFILAFEREALYSRTFFSLLLVVAVGGVTRVVLEGPHTPLGLQLLAYGGALLAGCMVCHGELYRLRPAPRHLSAFFLCVSIGGVLGGIFVSLVAPRLFLTFAEYPLALTACCLVALVAMVVRPTGEELTGKWRRMLRVFMLAFVVVGLGVSAVDFRREIRLTARNFFGVVQVLEQSQGDTVQHRFTLKHGAIVHGVQYTEPSRRRQPMSYFTRESGLGLAIAEHRRLRGALDLPPGLRIGVLGLGIGSSAALAQAGDSVRFYEINPKIISLARGEGGYFSYLSDATAQIEVVEGDARIALEHELERKEPQGFDVLAVDVFSSDSIPVHLLTEEAVAVYRQHLAPHGVLALHISNAHLDLVPIALAHAQAFGMHATLVVYEPKDASARSVWVILSPDAEFSWSSTFRQATASVRRLELDKPPSLTWTDERGSVLPLLRRGSWATEAREIIPPHHP